One genomic window of Coffea eugenioides isolate CCC68of chromosome 1, Ceug_1.0, whole genome shotgun sequence includes the following:
- the LOC113768123 gene encoding feruloyl CoA ortho-hydroxylase 1-like, whose protein sequence is MAPSFDNSNSLFDFVVKKGNGVKGLVDSGIQKVPDRYVQPSFERIGKLVVGSYENSSPIDLSKLDGPDHDQVVEAIVRASETLGFFQVVNHGVPVDLLDSLKDAAHQFFAQPPESKAVFLKGISPSPLVKYGTSFAPDKEKALEWKDYVSMVYTNDSEALEHWPKDCKEMALDYMKSSIKMVRRLLEILFGYLGVEVDDSRVESLLGLKMVNMNFYPACPNPELTVGVGRHSDMGTFTVLLQDGIGGLHVKVENDTVEGQKEDWLEIPPCPGALVINVGDALQILSNGRYKSAEHRVRTTSKQARVSIPIFTVPRPTEKIGPLPQLVERDGVAHYKEVIFEDYMNNFFGKAHQGKKSLDFAKIN, encoded by the exons ATGGCTCCGAGTTTTGATAATAGCAACTCATTGTTTGATTTTGTCGTAAAAAAGGGCAATGGGGTTAAAGGTCTGGTGGATTCAGGAATACAAAAGGTACCTGACAGATACGTCCAACCATCATTTGAGCGAATAGGAAAGCTTGTTGTAGGGTCCTATGAGAATTCTTCGCCTATCGATTTATCAAAGCTGGATGGTCCTGACCACGACCAAGTGGTGGAGGCCATTGTTAGAGCTTCTGAAACTCTTGGCTTCTTCCAAGTTGTTAACCATGGTGTGCCTGTGGATCTCTTGGACTCACTGAAAGATGCGGCACATCAGTTTTTTGCCCAACCTCCAGAGTCAAAGGCTGTTTTTTTGAAGGGAATTAGTCCCAGCCCTCTTGTGAAGTATGGAACGAGCTTTGCACCTGATAAAGAAAAGGCTTTGGAATGGAAAGATTATGTCAGCATGGTTTACACTAATGACTCAGAGGCTCTTGAGCATTGGCCTAaagattgcaa GGAAATGGCACTTGACTACATGAAATCCTCAATAAAGATGGTGAGAAGGCTACTGGAAATATTATTCGGATATCTTGGAGTGGAAGTGGATGATTCAAGAGTGGAATCACTCTTAGGCTTAAAGATGGTCAACATGAACTTTTACCCTGCATGCCCAAATCCAGAACTGACTGTTGGTGTGGGGCGCCATTCTGATATGGGTACTTTTACTGTGTTATTACAAGATGGTATTGGAGGCTTACATGTAAAAGTAGAAAACGATACTGTTGAAGGTCAAAAAGAAGACTGGTTGGAGATTCCACCGTGCCCCGGTGCTTTAGTTATCAATGTTGGAGATGCATTACAG ATCCTAAGCAATGGAAGGTACAAAAGTGCTGAGCATAGAGTTCGTACCACAAGCAAACAAGCAAGAGTGTCCATACCAATTTTTACTGTTCCAAGACCGACAGAGAAAATTGGTCCACTGCCTCAACTGGTGGAACGTGATGGAGTGGCTCACTATAAAGAAGTAATATTTGAGGACTACATGAACAACTTTTTCGGAAAAGCGCATCAAGGAAAGAAATCACTTGATTTTGCCAAAATCAATTAA